Proteins from one Tautonia marina genomic window:
- a CDS encoding DNA cytosine methyltransferase gives MDSVYNSPIPLAISPDELIVDNFAGGGGASLGIGMALGRSPDIAINHDQEAIAMHAANHPETKHYCEDVWHVDPVEACAGRPVGLAWFSPDCKHFSKAKGGKPVSKKIRGLAWVVIRWAKAVKPRVIILENVEEFQDWGPVLPNGQPCPLRKGLTFRRWKSQLENLGYRVELKVLRASDFGTPTIRKRLFMVARCDGLPIRWPEPTHADPKKIQQDLFSINLKPWRTAAECIDWSLPCPSIFDRDRPLAENTLRRIAAGIRRFVIEASEPFIVNLTHHGSDRVESLDEPFRTVTGANRGEKALVTPFIARTAHGDVDKNGKRRGKGQHSVGEPLHTVTASGDYAICTPFLAGVGGRAGQSPERSPDMPYQTITAKADAALVSPILVGTGGPAYSAKPRPAGQPIHTMTTDSRAALVSAFLAQHNSERGDGVKAGRKATEPVSTITSSGSHQQVVTSHLLKLYGTCRDGQPVTEPVSTIRAEGTHLAEVRAFLIKYFGTDQDPRLEEPLHTVTSKDRFGLVTVRGEDYVIVDIGLRMLTPPELYRAQGFPEHYLISPVIGGKRLSKTAQVRMCGNSVCPPIAAAVARAQFETAPLARAA, from the coding sequence ATGGATTCTGTTTACAACAGTCCCATCCCTCTGGCAATATCCCCTGACGAACTGATCGTCGACAACTTCGCTGGTGGCGGCGGCGCGTCGCTCGGCATCGGCATGGCCCTTGGCCGGTCACCGGACATCGCCATCAACCACGACCAGGAAGCGATCGCGATGCACGCCGCGAACCATCCAGAGACGAAGCACTACTGCGAGGACGTCTGGCACGTCGACCCCGTCGAGGCCTGCGCCGGTCGCCCGGTCGGCCTCGCTTGGTTCAGCCCGGACTGCAAGCACTTCTCGAAGGCCAAGGGCGGCAAGCCCGTCAGCAAAAAGATCCGCGGCCTCGCCTGGGTCGTGATCCGGTGGGCGAAGGCCGTCAAGCCGCGCGTCATCATCCTGGAGAACGTCGAGGAGTTTCAGGACTGGGGACCGGTCCTCCCCAACGGCCAGCCGTGCCCATTGCGGAAGGGCTTAACTTTCCGCCGCTGGAAGTCCCAGCTCGAAAACCTTGGGTACCGCGTCGAGCTGAAAGTCCTTCGGGCGTCGGACTTCGGCACACCCACAATTCGCAAGCGGCTATTCATGGTCGCCCGCTGTGACGGACTGCCGATCCGTTGGCCTGAGCCTACGCACGCAGATCCCAAGAAGATCCAGCAAGACCTGTTCAGCATCAACCTTAAGCCCTGGCGGACCGCCGCCGAGTGCATCGACTGGTCGCTGCCGTGCCCGAGCATCTTCGATCGAGACCGTCCACTGGCGGAGAACACGCTCCGCCGGATCGCCGCTGGTATCCGCCGGTTCGTCATCGAGGCGAGCGAGCCGTTCATCGTCAACCTGACCCATCACGGCAGCGACCGCGTCGAATCGCTCGATGAGCCGTTTCGAACCGTGACGGGGGCGAACCGCGGCGAGAAGGCGCTGGTGACGCCGTTCATCGCGCGAACCGCGCACGGCGACGTCGACAAGAACGGCAAGCGTCGGGGCAAAGGTCAGCATTCGGTAGGCGAGCCGCTCCATACGGTGACCGCGTCCGGCGACTATGCCATTTGCACACCGTTCCTTGCCGGCGTCGGTGGCCGGGCCGGTCAGTCCCCAGAGCGCTCGCCGGACATGCCCTATCAGACGATCACGGCGAAAGCGGATGCCGCTCTCGTATCCCCTATACTCGTCGGCACTGGCGGACCGGCCTACTCGGCAAAGCCCCGCCCTGCCGGGCAGCCCATCCACACGATGACGACAGACTCGCGGGCGGCCCTCGTGTCCGCGTTTCTTGCCCAGCACAACAGCGAGCGAGGGGACGGCGTGAAGGCGGGCCGTAAGGCAACCGAGCCTGTGAGCACGATCACGTCGTCCGGATCCCACCAGCAGGTAGTGACGTCCCACCTGCTCAAGCTCTACGGGACTTGCAGGGACGGCCAGCCGGTGACCGAGCCGGTCTCGACGATCCGGGCCGAGGGGACCCACCTCGCGGAGGTCCGGGCCTTCCTGATCAAATACTTCGGCACCGACCAAGACCCGAGGCTCGAGGAACCATTGCATACCGTCACCAGCAAGGACCGATTCGGCCTGGTCACCGTCCGGGGCGAGGACTATGTGATCGTGGATATCGGCCTTCGGATGCTGACCCCGCCCGAACTCTACCGGGCGCAGGGCTTCCCCGAGCACTACCTGATCAGCCCGGTCATCGGCGGCAAGCGGCTCAGCAAGACCGCCCAGGTCCGGATGTGCGGCAACTCGGTCTGCCCGCCGATCGCGGCCGCGGTTGCGAGGGCGCAATTTGAAACCGCTCCTCTGGCGAGGGCGGCATGA
- a CDS encoding DNA-methyltransferase codes for MTITILTGCCLSLLATLPDQSVHTCVTSPPYWGLRDYGITGQFGLEQTPAEFIQHMVRVFRDVRRVLRDNGTLWLNIGDSYAGHSGGNQGKNGWRSDRTFTARVADKFGSGLKPKDLVGIPWRLAFALQDDGWFLRSDIIWSKPNPMPESVTDRPTKSHEYLFLLTKSERYYYDREAIAEPCRWNPGDTKMPDGWDTGPGAHGRYHRAGREQGVRIKRSGNKERKSGSARGCPEGTGANVCGSVPWEGTTRNKRSVWTVATKPFSDAHFATYPPELIEPCVLAGSPIGGTVLDPFFGAGTTGLVADRHGRHCIGIELNPDYVQIAERRLRKDAGMFADIVVAA; via the coding sequence ATGACGATCACCATCCTCACCGGCTGCTGCCTCTCCCTGCTTGCGACGCTTCCCGACCAGTCGGTTCATACCTGCGTGACAAGTCCGCCGTATTGGGGACTGCGGGACTACGGCATCACCGGTCAGTTTGGTCTTGAGCAGACGCCTGCTGAGTTCATCCAGCACATGGTCCGCGTGTTCCGCGACGTGCGGCGGGTGCTGCGGGATAACGGCACTCTCTGGCTGAATATCGGGGACAGCTATGCCGGACACTCTGGAGGCAATCAAGGAAAGAATGGTTGGCGGTCTGACCGCACTTTCACAGCCCGCGTGGCGGATAAGTTTGGGTCAGGCTTAAAGCCCAAGGACCTCGTCGGTATCCCGTGGCGCCTCGCGTTCGCCCTCCAGGACGACGGCTGGTTCCTTCGCAGCGACATCATCTGGTCGAAGCCGAACCCGATGCCCGAGAGCGTGACTGATCGGCCGACGAAGTCGCACGAGTACCTTTTCCTCCTGACCAAGAGCGAGCGGTATTACTATGACCGCGAGGCCATCGCCGAGCCGTGCCGCTGGAATCCTGGCGACACCAAGATGCCGGATGGATGGGATACCGGTCCAGGGGCCCATGGTCGTTATCACCGAGCCGGCCGCGAGCAAGGTGTTCGAATCAAGCGAAGCGGCAATAAAGAGCGGAAGTCCGGTTCTGCGCGTGGCTGCCCAGAAGGGACAGGGGCGAACGTGTGCGGGTCAGTACCGTGGGAAGGAACGACCCGGAACAAGCGGTCCGTTTGGACGGTAGCGACCAAGCCCTTCTCCGACGCCCACTTTGCCACCTACCCTCCTGAGCTGATCGAACCATGCGTCCTCGCAGGCAGCCCCATCGGAGGCACCGTTCTCGACCCATTCTTCGGTGCAGGAACGACTGGCTTGGTCGCTGACCGCCACGGGCGGCACTGCATCGGAATAGAACTCAACCCGGACTACGTGCAGATCGCCGAGCGGCGGCTTCGAAAGGACGCGGGAATGTTCGCCGACATCGTCGTCGCGGCGTGA
- a CDS encoding helix-turn-helix transcriptional regulator, giving the protein MDQDGPYHSGRSRLASRWRSNPIEEIRLTPAQRIRSLLALKGLNVVDLAKAAGLDRQAVWKIVRGETANPGLVTIERIVEAAGSTMLEFYALKEPSAMTPLQQEVLQVVQDAVDTNGSHAWLTAHQILNRLPAATRDPLIKKRGGVGLGSGASFSPTRDVGIAIEGLGDVIERTVLDARGATFEVAGQSVPAGFPFIALYRMNKDRHGTQGGESR; this is encoded by the coding sequence GTGGATCAGGACGGTCCGTACCATTCAGGTCGAAGCCGACTCGCGTCCCGCTGGAGAAGCAACCCCATCGAGGAAATAAGGCTGACCCCCGCCCAGCGTATCCGTTCGCTGCTGGCGCTGAAGGGCCTCAATGTCGTAGACCTCGCCAAAGCCGCCGGGCTCGACCGGCAGGCCGTGTGGAAGATCGTTCGAGGAGAAACCGCGAATCCGGGCCTAGTTACGATCGAGCGGATCGTCGAGGCGGCTGGCTCGACGATGCTGGAGTTCTACGCGCTCAAGGAGCCATCAGCGATGACGCCACTTCAGCAAGAGGTGCTCCAAGTTGTCCAGGATGCAGTGGACACGAATGGGAGCCACGCCTGGCTCACTGCCCACCAGATTCTGAACCGCTTGCCCGCGGCCACTCGTGACCCTCTGATCAAGAAGCGAGGCGGGGTAGGGTTGGGTTCTGGGGCTTCCTTCTCACCGACCAGGGACGTCGGGATCGCGATCGAAGGGTTGGGTGACGTGATCGAGCGGACCGTCCTCGACGCCCGTGGCGCCACCTTCGAAGTAGCGGGACAGTCTGTGCCCGCAGGCTTCCCCTTCATCGCGCTCTACCGCATGAACAAAGACAGGCACGGCACCCAAGGCGGAGAGAGCCGATGA
- a CDS encoding DUF932 domain-containing protein: protein MTTTLATLSNEQLRRSAPSIFASTPWHRMSDRYRFVPTIEVVDMLRDRGFMPVRAQQSRSRIEGKGDFTKHLIRFRHDSLLDSPRVGEEIPELVLVNSHDGTSSYQLMAGIFRLVCSNGLVVQSADFGSIRVHHSGGSDFHQRVIDATYQIVEEAPRTMAAIEEWKGITLTRPQQLALADAAMEIKPNASIRPAHLLTARRSEDYTDQDGRRDLWRTTNVLQENLLRGGLAGHNANGRRVRTRPIKSVSEDVRVNRALWRLAERMAELV, encoded by the coding sequence ATGACCACCACCCTCGCGACCCTCTCCAACGAGCAGCTCCGCCGCTCCGCCCCTTCCATCTTCGCCTCCACCCCTTGGCATCGCATGAGCGACCGCTACCGCTTCGTGCCGACGATCGAGGTCGTGGACATGCTGCGCGACCGGGGGTTCATGCCCGTCCGCGCCCAGCAGAGCCGATCCCGCATCGAGGGCAAGGGCGACTTCACCAAGCACCTGATCCGCTTCCGCCACGATAGCCTGCTCGACTCGCCCCGCGTAGGCGAGGAGATCCCGGAGCTCGTGCTGGTCAACAGCCACGACGGAACCTCGTCGTATCAACTCATGGCGGGGATTTTCCGCCTGGTCTGCTCGAACGGCCTGGTCGTCCAGTCGGCCGACTTCGGCAGCATCCGGGTTCACCACTCCGGCGGCTCCGATTTCCACCAGCGGGTGATCGACGCCACCTACCAGATCGTGGAGGAGGCACCCCGCACGATGGCCGCCATCGAGGAATGGAAGGGGATCACCCTGACCCGCCCGCAGCAGCTGGCCCTCGCGGACGCCGCCATGGAGATCAAGCCGAACGCCAGCATCCGCCCCGCTCACCTGCTGACTGCCCGGCGGAGCGAGGACTACACCGACCAGGATGGCCGCCGAGACCTCTGGCGCACGACGAACGTCTTGCAGGAGAATCTCCTCCGGGGTGGCCTGGCCGGGCACAACGCGAACGGACGCCGGGTCCGCACCCGCCCCATCAAGAGCGTGTCGGAGGACGTGCGTGTGAACCGTGCCCTCTGGAGGCTGGCCGAGAGGATGGCCGAGCTGGTTTGA
- a CDS encoding adhesin — MTPEELKPIVAAWGGPEKFAKLIDVKERTVKAWLYGERGIKPPVAKLIRSLKLPKPRKELSE, encoded by the coding sequence ATGACCCCCGAGGAACTCAAGCCCATCGTCGCAGCGTGGGGCGGGCCGGAGAAGTTCGCCAAGCTGATCGACGTGAAGGAGCGAACCGTTAAGGCATGGCTATACGGGGAGCGCGGCATCAAGCCGCCCGTCGCCAAGCTGATACGGAGCCTGAAACTACCGAAACCAAGGAAGGAACTCAGTGAATGA
- a CDS encoding DUF551 domain-containing protein encodes MNTEATLWQPIETAPKTALKRIDLLDAGKRRVPDCYWSRHHQKWRSKHFDQYGQRLKIRRPTHWMFVPKPPKAETAAGIL; translated from the coding sequence ATGAACACCGAGGCAACCCTCTGGCAGCCGATCGAGACCGCGCCCAAGACCGCCCTGAAGCGGATCGACCTGCTCGACGCCGGCAAGCGCCGCGTGCCCGACTGCTACTGGTCTCGGCATCACCAGAAATGGCGCTCGAAGCACTTCGACCAGTACGGGCAGCGGCTGAAGATCCGCCGCCCCACGCACTGGATGTTCGTGCCGAAGCCGCCGAAGGCCGAGACGGCAGCGGGGATCCTGTGA